The following is a genomic window from Pecten maximus chromosome 19, xPecMax1.1, whole genome shotgun sequence.
gatacatttataaaacatgCATTTCAGACAGCATGCAACATTGGAAAGAAAGcactaatattacatgtacatgtacttgaaatCAAACATTATAAAAAATGATACCCCTATATGTATTTACACAACATAACATTAAATTCTACAACGACATATATAGATACTATATTTCAGTAAGCAACACCTATCACCAAGAAATCAgtaattacattaatttcattttatagaaaatattgcACTTTAAAAATCCCTTCATTTACACAATATCTAACATATGTATTATTTTAATCATACATTTGATTTACAAAGCATCTAAGCcgtatacaatacaaataaaacatatttttacacAACATCCGGGATCTCTTGGTACGTGGTCTGGTTGGTCCTCCTGTGGCCTTCTGTATCCCGCTGATCTCGTTACTGACCTGGATCTCTTGGAAGTCATCTCTGATGATGGTGAAGAAGTTGGGATGGGAGTGACGGGCATTCTTCAGTTTCCATTGTCAGGCTTCCAGGTCGTTggcacaggtacttggggtcaggaactaaagttataatggaattttctaattttaatttgtaacatcctttcttgtctatttatgcaccgatacaacattggaatcgattataaagcgctttaaaaaaaaccacccgtttctggttgttataatatagagaccaatgttgtatcggtgcataaatagacaagaaatgatgttacaaattaaaattccAATTCCATTATATAtcctgaccccaagtacctgtggtcGTTGGTGGTACAGCGTCCCTTGGTGAAGGACAGGTGTTCAAATGTATATCATCTCCACAACTTAACTGTTGTTagaaaaaattgaaagtaataCATCAGTGTGGGGTTTTCTATTTTGGTTGGCcacataaaaattaaaatctaattgatatatttttttttctaattgaaAAGGTTTTTTTAACGTGTACATATTATAGGTATAAGTTACCATCATGATGTAACTCTGGTAACAGGTGAAAACCACAGGTAAATTTAGGTTAACTACTCTGAAACTATGTAGGGTGAAAGTAGTGTAACCCCTATATTAAAGGCGGGAAAAGACCCATTGGATCCACACAGCTATAGAGGGATATCACTTATATCTATACCGTGCAAAATGTATGCGGACTTACTTAATCAGCGCTTATATAGCTGGTTGGAAGTTAACAATATCCTAGTCGATGAACAAAACGGATTCAGGAAAAATCGCAGTTGTCTTGACCACCAATATGCACATTATACCATTCTAAATAATCGTAAAATAAGGAAACAATCCACGTTCGTCTGTTTTGTGGACATGACAGTGTTAATAGAGACCTTTCATGGTTAATTAATGGCTAAATTTACGTGTGGTGACTGTGATATTGACATTTGTTCTAAGTATAAATACTTAGGATTGTGGTTCCATGAACATCTCGATATACATCTCGCTGTACGAGAGTTGTGTAAATCTGCGAGTAGGGCCCTTTATGCCCTTTACTCAAAGTTCACCCACGCGGGAGGTATGACTTACTCTGTTTATACGGTTCATTCCAGTCTAGCCAACATTCTGATTGAACACCATTCCGCTCTGGCCAACATTTCTATTTTCACACCTTGGCCAGGCTTGGTCATACCTTAGTTACCACCAGGTAAGTTCCAGGTAAAAAGTTGTCACTTACCTGTGTTTGGTAAACTTCAAAGATATCGCTTCACACTTTACTATGGCCAATGCACAGATACAGGTGGATTTTCTGGAGAATGGAAGAGGGGGTCACTATCTCCTAAATGCGGGCTATAAATATTCCATTAAGACAAGAAGGAACAATAGAGTGTATTGGAGATGTGTTCGAAAAGATCTTGATTTAGAGAAAATTCctgtttttgaaaatgttaagTCATCCCTTTACAATCACAGGATGAAGACCATTCCAAAATTACCAGTTTTGCAACACGAAATCGACCTTCAAGGCGAATGGAAAGAAACATATGCCGGGGAAAGATTTCTTTTAAATGACGAGAATATGCTCAGTGGACAAAGATTACTCATTTTTGCTACAGATACAAATTTGGAGCATATCAGTGAATCCTCTATCATTTTTGGAAATGGTACATTCTACTCATGCCCTGGACTATTCTACcagttatatactttacacgGCCAGGTACAACAAACAGTGTTTCCATTTATATACGGTCTATTACCGAACAAGACTCAGCAAACATATAATACTTTCTTTAGTGCCATTAGCCAGCTTTTGACCGACAGAAATATTCAGTTGACAGCTCATTCCGTTTTATTTGACTTTGAAGTTGCAGCAAAGAATGTCTTTAGGGCTGTGTTTCCAGCAGTTTCTGTCAAGTCATGTTTTTTTCACTATACACAGTGTGTTTGGAGGAAAACACAGTCTTGTGGTCTTGCTACCAGATATagcaatgatgatgatgtaaaGACACGTGTCCGTCGAGCAACAGTGCTTCCTTTGGTACCAGTGGGTCGGGTTGAGGACGTTTGGTTCAACGCACGTGAGGATAGTGAGGACCATACTCCAGAGGTAAATGGCACTGTCAATTTTTAACCTAATTTGAATGTTCGAACCAGGGGCAATTTCATGGCTCTGGGCTTTAGTTATAGAGAAAaagatgaaaatgtaaattctGTGTTAGGCATGACACCAGAAAACAGACAAAATGGTTGTTGATATGTTTACTAATGAAATGATTTGTATTTTTGCATATGACCAGATTTAAAGATTATATAACAGAAACATGGGTCGAAAGCCATGACAAGGAGACATGGAATCAATTTGAAAATGCTGGACCAAGGACTACAAACCACGTCGAAGGATGGCATAGTAAAGTGAACCGTCTCTGTAGTAGTGCCCATCCAAACATCTATAGCATTATTAAACTAatcaaatccattcaggcaACTAATGGGTCTAAGATCATCCAGCTGGAAGCAGGAGCAAGAGCAAGGAGGAAAAAGGCCAAGTATCAGCGCATTGATGCTAGATTGCGCATCCGGAAGGACAGGTTCAGGAATGGTGAACTTGACGTTTACGCATATGCTGACGCAGCATCTCACTTAATTCATCTGAATGAGTAAACCCCAACTACATATTCGAATGGAAAATGTGAACTGTATAATCTAacctgtaatataaacagtttgctatcttatttataaatgctctacatgtattatattcaGTTACCTTAGTgatatgaattaaataattatgttttacatacattttgtttatgaattcatcattttgatagataaatattttagatacaatgtaactgTCGTAgtttatatagtatattttaaatcatatatatgttaGTCTTATAATGACTGTGCTGTGAACTACCAGGGTGCATATGTTAATTTACctgcattttgtattgatattttaaatgatatatttgtaagtCTTAATAACTGTGCTATGAACTACATATTTTTAActgcattttgtattgatattttaagtatatgtatgtgtacatgtaagtCTTAATAACTGTGCTATGAACCacatatttttatctgtattttgtatcttaATCATTAATAAATTATCTGTGACTTGttagtaaaataaaacataataaaatgtgGCAACTTCATTTTCATCTTAGTTTACCTGTGTCTACCTGAGCTGTCAAGTGTTTTGATAGTTATCACCGCTGTTGTTTTAGTAAAATACACCTATTCCACTCTGGCCAACATTTTTCTCTACCTATTTCTCACCTAAAATCTCATATGTTGGCTAGACTGGAAGACACCGTTTATACCAAACTGTACATGTCTTTAGTGGAGCCTATAACTTACTTCGCGAGTGGACTCTGGGGTATAAACTCCTACAGAGAAGTAACATTACTACAAAACAAGGCCTGTCGATATTTTCTTGGAGCATCGAAGTTTCCAGTAACTTGGCCACAAGGGGTGACATGGGTTGGACGTCAACTACCACGAAAAAGTCTCTCCGTAATTCTTGGGATTCGCGGGTTCATAATCTAATAGTAAAGGCTAATTTAATGGATATAATTTCAGCAAAGTCATTAAACTGGAAAATGagaaatatcaaagaaaaattaCCAAATATTGATGCTGACAGTTGGCAAAATCTATTGTGGAATGATGATGGAAATGTTAATGGTAATAAATTACGTCTATATAGAACCTATAAGTATGAGCCTACAACAAGCGATTATGtgaaatttgttaaatttaGAGAGATAAGAGGTTTGTTGTGCAATTTCAGATGTGGGTCACTTTCCCTAGCAATTGAAAAGGTTACGGCATGCCAAgccgattttaccaataaaaaatataatctgtAAATATTGCTTATCAAATGAAGTTGAAGACGAAGTTCACTTTTTAATACAATGTCATTTTAATGATGATTTACGCTGGACTATTTTATATGACGCTAACAAATATGTTGATCTTAATAATATGGCCAGTTTTAATCAGTTCAAATACCTAGTAGATAAATCTCCCCCAAATCTTCTCGCCAATCAACTTTATGCTATGTGGAGGAGAAGAAGCAACTTTTCATAGCTTTTTTTATTCATGTAACATAACGTGGCTACGTACTGTACCATTTTTAATAGCTTGGGACAACCTTACCTTATTAACTTTTATCATGCACTATcttatactttattttattttatagtgTCTAAATTAGTCATGAATGGCTGGACATAACTTACTTTGAGCGAACTATTTTATGATGTAGTTCATATGTTGTAAGGTCCTTGCCACTTAATAAACAACTGAACTTGAACTGTAATTCCTGTCACAACACTCCCATCTTTATAGGATATTAGAATGTGGGCAAATGGTGATACAGCCtcactgattggtcaatatcGGCTCCTCCTTCTCCGACGACCTACGTTCTAACTGATTGGTCCATATCGGCTCCTCCTTCTCCGACGACCTACGTTCTAACTTATTGGTCCATATCGGCTCCTCCTTCTCCGACGACCTACGTTCTAACTGATTGGTCCATATCGGCTCCTCCTTCTCCGACGACCTACGTTCTAACTGATTGGTCCGTTTCGGCTTCTGTTATAGCGGAGGTATATTGAAATCAGTTAAATAGATGATTAAATGGGAACTTTTTATGCTTTCCAACATGCCCATGCTAAAATTTGaagtaacaaaaaaataaatttatgtaCCTTTTTTAGAAACAAAATACGGACATGTATATGTCAGTCCGTGGAAAAAGAAATGCcgtgaaaaatttaaaaaaaaaaaaaatctgcctTTTCTTCTGAACTAACCGGATTACGAAAGTATcagaataataaaacaaaaatgtttattttgtctaAATTGAATGTTCAAAATTGGGAGTCTTCTAAATTGGGCGGTTTTGTAAGTACGATATTCCATTTCTTGTAGCTCTCAAAAACTGCTCATGGTGGGCACTTGTGTTTTACAAGGACTTTCGGCTAATCAGCATAACATGAATATGTACAAAGTGATTCAGGGTAGTACAGACATATCGTGGAGGATGGacaatatgtacattttgatCTTTGCTTATATAGCAATACAACCTACAGGTTATTCAATTTCTTCTTAGTTTAGCTGAAAGTAATTTCACTACATTTAATAAAGATGTTCGTATTGTAATCTATAATGGACAAACAAGAATGAAATGTAATTCGCCCTCTATATCTCTGAAGTTACACTttaatgacaattgtttattctcataaacagtACAGCACATGTACtatgaacattaacaaatgatacatggtaaaacaggatggacatcagtattgtgaattaattatctcatttatatcaataataaatctTGTCAATGAAATAAGTTCATTTTGAGTTACTTAATTGaataatatatgaaatttgaatgtATTTGGTCtatcataataatatatatatttccgtCTGCTGTTGAGTATAAGTTGTTGatcacagttaaataaataattaaactgGTCGCCCATTTCTCTTAAATCGTAGATCACAGTCTTTCTGGGTATTTTGTATCtgatatataggtctctgttttTATCGTGTACAGATCTAAGTCCACGTATTTACCAATAGCACATAAACTCGACACCTATTCACTGTAATGACTATATTGCCGTTTTAAAAGTCGTCTTATTTTAATTGAGCTCGTGTCTATTTACACAGATTCCTACAAATGTCTTACTGGtggttttattgttgtttgaCCAGTGTGTACCACTGCCCAGTGGGACAACCCAGTAAGTACTTTACAGTAACATGTTTATTCGACCAGTCACGTGACTATGGCTAGACTATCCATCAGTCATCTACTGCAGAGTCAGTACAACCATGGACAACCCTCGGACAACTTTGGTGTTCTTTGTCAATGGAAGCAAGGTATggttatttatattatttaacagtgacacaatatatatattattgaaaaCATATGTAGAATGTAGCTTTTTTGTATCAACAAATCTATTTCAGTTTACAAATTGCGATTTTTTCCCTCAAGAACCTGCTTCATCATCTTAATGCCATTGTTTGTACGTTTATTTATATTACTGCTGCAACCCACTTTATCAACATTACCATGGGAAATGATTTTCATATGACTATGCAAATAGCAATTTACGTGCTAGTTGCACATTTTCGTTACGATTTGACTGGCCAATTCAACATTTATGCAGGTAACGATGTCTATCACCACACacttattatattgatattctgaTAAGAGCCCgtattaaattaatttttaatgtaTTAAAAGATTGAGATCTGGTTATAAGAGGATATCTATTTTTCGTGAATATTGCTCCCGATGTCGAATTACAAAGTGTTTAACACATGATTGctgatatattatatcacaAACGGTAGAAACAATATTATAGTTGTCGAAATAACGACAATATAACTAAGTAATGATTGGAAGTGGTCTGGTCGGCTTATGATGGTATTACGTAAcgacattcttctttgcttttattctaaaaaaaaaaaaaaaaaaaatttaattttaatttaattttgttttcgaTTTCACCAGTCTCTAATCACTTCACGAATCACTTCACGGATGTAATTTTCGCGACTACGTCACTGGGTGCGAAATGGCGAAAATATCATCCCCGCGAAAACAACCGTCGATACGGTATATTTTGTAAGATATCTATGATattgtataagatatttcataagAGAAATCGGCCTCGTGCATTATAACGTGTGTAAATCATAAGCGTCTAGGTATTTTGTTAGTTTAGattttatcttattattgtaaattgcaatagtacatacattatacaaaacatgaaaggattcagaaacaagtacttAATGTAAATCCGTCTCATTGTGTTTATAGAATGGCCATAACACATTTTGCTTACTATTTGTTTATCATGATAATGTAAGGCATGACTGTACAAAAATGTCGGTGTATTTAGCCGGGGTTCTTCGTGACTAGAAATTTCTCATACAACTttgaatgtttatatttaaacaatgcACGTATTGGAAAACAAAGATCGTACACGAGTGTcaatttataataattaatttctCGTGCGAGTACAACGAGTTTGATAAAATTCCTGTAACATTACCACGAGtttaagattctatttatcacgtGATGTAAATCTGCTAAAGTGGACACTggtaaacaaaatacatatacagtttACTAAGGTTGTATCGTGTTGGCTGAA
Proteins encoded in this region:
- the LOC117317436 gene encoding uncharacterized protein LOC117317436 — its product is MTRFKDYITETWVESHDKETWNQFENAGPRTTNHVEGWHSKVNRLCSSAHPNIYSIIKLIKSIQATNGSKIIQLEAGARARRKKAKYQRIDARLRIRKDRFRNGELDVYAYADAASHLIHLNE